A window of the Fusarium poae strain DAOMC 252244 chromosome 3, whole genome shotgun sequence genome harbors these coding sequences:
- a CDS encoding hypothetical protein (BUSCO:53674at5125), translated as METINNLTATASKAIWGESQTGNKEPVSGVKGDTARGEPYDAGNLETPQQEKVAENFNYGQHGEENTSGLGREDPLSTTTASSSAVPAPAAAPNHSKDTTAEQNDTRTPEQADKGKKDLHDVDDTSEGTDAKIGEGPGPRPIEKLAKEFGGDAGNAPVEGTSNKPTEVGSGAGESSSSENQPHDPKEDEYITASGFAADGGNFDAANPGAGREADRLMEQKGVHLGESGSSEPTSHTESHSSSKHHGSSHEEKKDKPSLGERIKAKLHKH; from the exons ATGGAGACCATCAACAACCTCACTGCTACTGCCTCCAAAGCCATCTGGGGCGAGAGTCAGACTGGCAATAAGGAGCCTGTTTCTGGAGTCAAGGGTGACACCGCCCGCGGCGAGCCCTACGATGCTGGCAACCTAG AAACCCCACAGCAAGAGAAGGTAGCTGAGAATTTCAACTACGGACAGCATGGCGAGGAAAACACATCCGGACTTGGACGAGAAGACCCTCTTTCAACAACAActgcttcttcatctgcaGTCCCGGCTCCTGCTGCCGCCCCCAACCACTCAAAGGATACCACTGCTGAGCAGAACGATACCCGCACCCCAGAACAAGCcgacaagggcaaaaaggATCTTCATGATGTAGACGACACCTCTGAAGGTACCGATGCCAAGATTGGCGAGGGACCTGGCCCCCGTCCCATCGAAAAGCTCGCCAAGGAGTTTGGCGGCGATGCAGGTAACGCTCCTGTCGAAGGAACCTCCAACAAGCCCACTGAAGTCGGCTCGGGCGCTGGTGAATCGTCCAGCTCGGAGAATCAGCCCCACGACCCAAAGGAGGATGAATATATCACTGCATCCGGATTTGCTGCCGATGGCGGCAACTTCGACGCTGCCAACCCCGGTGCTGGACGTGAGGCCGACC GACTCATGGAGCAGAAGGGCGTTCACCTTGGTGAGAGTGGTAGCTCAGAGCCAACCTCTCATACTGAGTCGCACTCCAGCAGCAAGCACCACGGTAGCTCTcatgaggagaagaaggataagCCTAGCCTCGGCGAGCgtatcaaggccaagcttCACAAGCACTAA
- the PHO85 gene encoding negative regulator of the PHO system (BUSCO:33461at5125) — protein MDGKRHPSSFQQLEKLGEGTYATVFKGRNRQTGELVALKEIHLDSEEGTPSTAIREISLMKELKHENIVGLHDVIHTENKLMLVFEYMDGDLKRYMDTHGERGALKPTTIKSFMYQLLKGIDFCHQNRVLHRDLKPQNLLINNKGILKLGDFGLARAFGIPVNTFSNEVVTLWYRAPDVLLGSRTYNTSIDIWSAGCIMAEMFTGRPLFPGTTNEDQIVRIFRIMGTPTERTWPGITQFPEYKPTFHMYATQDLRNILQTIDPTGIDLLQRMLQLRPELRISAHDALQHAWFNDLLVHPQQQLQAQARAYPQAVPSQAFDTY, from the coding sequence ATGGACGGAAAGCGACACCCCAGCTCGTTCCagcagcttgagaagctgggaGAGGGAACTTATGCCACCGTCTTCAAGGGCCGTAACAGGCAGACCGGAGAGCTTGTCGCGCTCAAGGAAATACACCTCGACTCTGAAGAAGGCACCCCGTCGACCGCCATCCGAGAAATCTCGCTTATGAAGGAGCTCAAGCACGAGAATATCGTCGGGCTACATGATGTTATTCATACTGAGAATAAGCTCATGCTCGTCTTCGAGTACATGGATGGCGATCTTAAGAGGTATATGGACACGCATGGCGAGCGCGGTGCTCTTAAACCAACCACCATCAAGTCATTCATGTACCAGCTCCTCAAAGGTATCGACTTTTGCCACCAGAACCGTGTTCTCCACCGTGATCTCAAGCCCCAGAATCTGTTGATCAACAACAAGGGTATTCTGAAGCTTGGTGATTTTGGCCTCGCCCGCGCCTTTGGTATTCCTGTCAACACATTCTCAAACGAAGTCGTCACTCTCTGGTATCGCGCCCCTGATGTCCTACTCGGCAGCCGTACATACAACACCAGCATCGACATCTGGTCAGCGGGCTGCATCATGGCTGAGATGTTTACGGGTCGGCCGTTATTCCCCGGAACCACCAACGAAGACCAGATCGTTCGCATTTTCCGTATCATGGGCACACCGACAGAGCGCACCTGGCCCGGCATTACCCAATTCCCCGAGTACAAGCCAACATTCCATATGTATGCTACACAGGACCTCCGAAATATTCTCCAGACAATCGATCCTACGGGTATAGACCTTTTGCAAAGGATGCTTCAGCTTCGACCGGAGTTGAGGATCAGTGCTCACGATGCCCTTCAGCACGCTTGGTTCAACGATCTGCTAGTGCACCCTCAACAACAGCTCCAGGCGCAGGCCCGTGCATACCCTCAAGCAGTTCCCAGCCAAGCTTTCGATACGTACTAG
- a CDS encoding hypothetical protein (BUSCO:40380at5125): MMRAMAEARRAELSKVQFIPTPKLLHYILTSFWPLTSSYPNQRYTTQNKYTSSLFQAILDIIAKLLELYINHGKRNTSRPVFTSHERALAKSHWSSSSARLHRDSFLPFGSCGLCLNIARDPVSCRRGDIFCRECALSNILTQKKDIKRAQKARAATEEEAAKLKAHEDEQEQARAIQDFELTQAGLDRKKKKGNATETNDEKPIPKVDESNVLALVPATKRKFELDQDELDRIAQEDKIKARKSLEEDKAAKPHLPSFWTPSLTPDAQSSNLPPVTKKDKTVPTCPASSAGNPHPITMQNLITINFTEEETPKGKQRACPSCLKMLTNASNPMLAKQCGHVLCHSCVKQFMIPPSKKASSEDIPPLTCYVCDVPLTSKSQKQDAVSGSSIPGLVALQSEGTGFSAHGGNTVERSSVAFQC; this comes from the exons ATGATGAGAGCTATGGCAGAAGCACGTCGAGCGGAACTAAGCAAAGTCCAA TTCATCCCAACTCCCAAGCTTCTACATTACATCCTGACGTCGTTCTGGCCCTTGACATCGTCGTATCCTAATCAGCG CTACACAACTCAAAACAAATACACGAGTTCACTCTTCCAAGCCATTCTCGACATCATCGCAAAGCTTCTCGAGTTGTATATAAATCATG GCAAACGTAACACCTCGCGACCGGTTTTCACGTCCCACGAACGTGCCCTCGCAAAATCCCACTGGTCATCGTCATCCGCCCGTCTGCACCGCGACTCCTTCCTCCCATTCGGTTCCTGTGGCCTGTGTCTCAACATCGCCCGTGATCCTGTCTCATGTCGTCGAGGCGACATCTTTTGTCGCGAATGCGCACTTTCAAACATCCTCACCCAAAAGAAAGATATAAAGCGCGCCCAAAAGGCCCGCGCTGCTacagaggaagaggccgCCAAGCTGAAGGCGCATGAAGATGAACAGGAGCAAGCACGTGCGATTCAGGACTTTGAGTTAACACAGGCTGGTCTGGaccgaaagaagaagaagggcaatGCAACTGAGACGAATGACGAGAAGCCGATTCCAAAAGTCGACGAATCAAACGTCCTTGCTTTAGTACCAGCAACGAAACGCAAGTTTGAGCTTGATCAAGACGAATTGGATCGCATTGCGCAGGAGGACAAAATCAAAGCAAGGAAATCACTGGAAGAAGATAAG GCTGCGAAACCGCATCTTCCATCATTCTGGACTCCGTCACTGACACCGGATGCTCAATCAAGCAACCTCCCACCAGTAACAAAGAAGGACAAAACAGTTCCAACGTGtccagcttcttcagctgGGAACCCACACCCAATCACAATGCAAAATCTCATAACAATCAACTTCACCGAAGAGGAAACGCCCAAGGGCAAGCAAAGAGCCTGCCCTTCATGCTTAAAGATGCTTACCAACGCCTCCAACCCCATGCTGGCCAAACAATGCGGCCACGTTCTGTGCCACAGTTGCGTCAAACAGTTTATGATCCCGCCTTCTAAGAAGGCATCTTCCGAGGACATCCCACCCCTGACCTGTTACGTCTGCGACGTACCTCTGACCTCAAAGTCACAGAAACAGGATGCTGTCTCGGGTTCTTCGATACCAGGTCTTGTTGCTCTCCAGTCCGAAGGCACTGGCTTTTCAGCCCACGGAGGCAATACTGTAGAACGATCAAGTGTCGCTTTTCAATGCTGA
- the DML1 gene encoding mtDNA inheritance, partitioning of the mitochondrial organelle (BUSCO:29765at5125) — translation MREIVTLQLGQLSNYTATHFWNTQESYFTYSNDEKPLIDHNVHWRAGLGADGSETFLPRTVIYDLKGGFGSLRKINALYEAESESAPEALWSGQPVVHKQTPIDPSAYQQSLDAGAEPAQLTTSNVRYWSDFSRVYFHPKSLNQLYDFELNSTTMPFERFSMGTELFSMLDKEHELVDRDFRPFAEECDRMQGMQVFTTIDDAWGGFTSSYLESLRDEFPKTTIWTWGLQSPLLDISRAKRQLRLANTAHSIEQLCTQASTVVPLALPEQDMSASVSMDRRSPWHTSALMAAAIETATLPSRLAQGSSEQAGSLDVLAESLNVNGNQPLASMRMSLAPAKDSAEDSRINVDFFQIGRVWSRQSIARLDTHKHVFGEILSYRDLDPLGHDDEDAPKHLAPGERPIIGNSIVRKYDSALRFPLLDAYPQIYPQLAGNSDASLQTTLSTNSSIVQRIRNLRTESARLVSVNEREDLGNGLAELADAYQEGWFSGSDEDDDDL, via the exons ATGCGAGAAATCGTCACCTTACAGCTGGGTCAGCTCAGCAATTACACGGCTACTCACTTTTGGAACACCCAG GAATCTTACTTTACATACTCCAATGACGAGAAACCACTCATCGACCACAATGTTCACTGGCGTGCTGGTTTAGGTGCCGATGGCTCAGAAACCTTTCTCCCACGAACTGTCATATACGACCTCAAAGGCGGCTTTGGCTCGTTGCGCAAGATCAACGCACTCTATGAGGCCGAATCAGAGTCGGCACCAGAGGCACTATG GTCAGGCCAACCGGTTGTGCACAAGCAGACGCCTATCGACCCCAGCGCATACCAGCAGAGTCTAGATGCAGGCGCTGAACCTGCACAGCTGACAACTTCAAACGTCCGATACTGGTCTGATTTCTCCCGAGTCTATTTTCACCCAAAGTCGTTGAATCAGCTGTACGATTTTGAGCTAAACTCGACCACCATGCCCTTTGAGCGATTCTCAATGGGAACAGAACTCTTCTCCATGCTCGACAAGGAACATGAGCTTGTCGACCGCGACTTTAGACCTTTCGCAGAAGAATGTGATCGAATGCAGGGGATGCAAGTATTTACTACCATCGACGATGCTTGGGGCGGTTTCACATCTTCATACCTCGAGTCTTTGAGGGATGAGTTTCCAAAGACAACAATCTGGACCTGGGGCCTGCAAAGTCCATTACTCGATATCTCCCGAGCTAAGCGTCAGCTTCGCCTTGCGAATACTGCTCATAGCATCGAACAACTCTGCACACAAGCTTCCACAGTCGTTCCTTTGGCCCTGCCTGAACAGGACATGTCGGCTTCAGTATCCATGGATCGTCGTTCACCCTGGCACACATCTGCTCTTATGGCGGCCGCGATAGAAACGGCCACTCTGCCTTCGAGACTCGCACAGGGATCTTCAGAACAGGCAGGCTCACTAGATGTGTTGGCCGAAAGTTTGAACGTCAACGGTAACCAGCCTCTGGCGAGCATGCGCATGTCTCTTGCACCCGCCAAAGATTCGGCAGAAGACAGCCGCATCAACGTTGATTTCTTCCAAATAGGGAGAGTTTGGAGCAGGCAGAGCATTGCCAGGCTCGATACTCACAAGCATGTTTTTGGAGAAATCTTGTCTTATCGAGACCTTGACCCCCTGGGacacgatgatgaggatgccCCTAAGCATCTTGCTCCTGGAGAACGCCCTATAATAGGGAACTCGATCGTGCGAAA GTATGACTCAGCTCTCAGATTCCCCTTGTTGGACGCCTACCCTCAGATTTACCCCCAGCTGGCGGGCAATTCCGATGCCAGTTTACAGACTACGCTTTCAACCAACAGCTCCATAGTGCAACGTATCAGAAATCTACGGACAGAATCTGCCCGGCTCGTGTCAGTCAACGAGAGGGAGGACCTTGGCAACGGTTTGGCAGAGCTGGCGGATGCTTATCAGGAGGGCTGGTTTAGTGGCAgcgatgaggatgacgatgatctgTAA
- a CDS encoding hypothetical protein (BUSCO:12153at5125): MSSEQAFGVTPPISVQLPTEAELRQSDALLEELKRQKTFESPAETAKREEVLASIQIICDAFVRRVAEEKEPKNEVLIRNARGRVFTYGSYRLGVYGPGSDIDTLIVAPKYVTREDYFKHFPDLLVSMAPKDAITDMAVVTDAFVPIIKFEYFGISIDLIFSRIIQKQLAPDFKDLKDSGLLRGLDEAELRSLNGTRVTDEILTLVPEQSTFKNALRAIKLWAQRRAVYANIMGFPGGVAWAMLVARVCQLYPKATPAVIVNKFFLVISQWRWPQPVLLKPIEGGPLPVRVWNPKLYKGDTFHLMPVITPAYPSMCATFNITRSSKTIINRELKRALQISESIMVGTRPWSDLFVKHSFFTTGYKYYISVVSAAKTKESHTIWSGYVESKVRMLVQKLEQHQSIALAHPFNKGYERQHRCQNEKEIESVQEGSLDFLYKGDAAEPTIIKIEPAVAELPIKTENGEDDKPIKAENGENGMTVKSETAEDNGPITAEPIKSETPNDSKPSETPAVSGATDVYTTTHYIGLELAAGAKSLDLSYQVEEFKELCTSWQKYKDDLKDVVSIGIQHVRNFNLPDDVFEDGEKKPQKKSAAKGAANNKKRGPSEETPPPAKRQQSSIAAAG, translated from the exons ATGTCGTCCGAACAGGCCTTCGGCGTAACGCCTCCAATTTCCGTCCAGCTTCCAACTGAGGCAGAGTTGCGCCAGTCTGATGCCCTTCTGGAAGAACTCAAACGTCAAAAGACATTTGAGAGCCCGGCAGAGACAGCCAAAAG AGAAGAAGTCCTAGCCTCGATTCAAATCATTTGCGATGCGTTCGTCCGCCGAGTCGCCGAAGAGAAAGAACCCAAGAACGAAGTCCTCATCCGCAATGCGAGAGGCAGAGTCTTCACCTACGGCAGTTATCGACTTGGTGTTTATGGTCCCGGCTCGGATATCGATACCCTAATCGTCGCACCCAAATACGTAACCCGTGAAGACTATTTCAAACATTTTCCAGATTTGCTGGTCTCGATGGCTCCCAAGGACGCAATCACTGATATGGCTGTTGTGACCGATGCGTTTGTGCCTATTATCAAGTTTGAGTACTTTGGCATCAGTATCGATCTGATTTTCTCCAGGATCATCCAGAAACAATTGGCACCGGACTTCAAGGATCTCAAGGACTCGGGCTTGCTGCGCGGATTGGATGAAGCAGAGCTGCGGTCTCTCAACGGCACGCGAGTAACGGACGAGATTCTCACCCTTGTACCAGAGCAAAGCACCTTTAAAAACGCTTTACGGGCGATCAAACTATGGGCGCAACGCCGCGCCGTGTATGCCAACATCATGGGCTTCCCTGGTGGTGTAGCATGGGCCATGCTTGTCGCGCGCGTCTGTCAACTTTATCCCAAGGCCACACCTGCAGTCATCGTCAATAAGTTTTTCCTAGTCATTAGCCAGTGGCGCTGGCCGCAACCTGTTCTTCTCAAACCAATTGAGGGTGGTCCTCTGCCCGTTCGTGTTTGGAACCCCAAG CTATACAAGGGTGACACGTTTCATCTCATGCCAGTCATCACTCCCGCCTATCCTTCAATGTGCGCCACCTTTAATATCACCCGTTCGTCCAAGACAATCATCAATCGAGAGCTTAAACGAGCTCTCCAGATCTCGGAGAGCATCATGGTCGGCACACGCCCTTGGAGCGATCTCTTCGTTAAACATTCGTTCTTCACAACCGGTTACAAATACTACATCTCCGTGGTGTCTGCTGCGAAAACAAAAGAGTCCCACACAATTTGGTCCGGCTATGTCGAATCCAAGGTTCGAATGTTGGTACAGAAGCTCGAGCAGCATCAGTCCATTGCTCTGGCCCATCCTTTCAATAAGGGTTACGAGCGACAACACCGATGTCAAAACGAGAAGGAAATCGAATCTGTGCAGGAAGGTAGCCTTGACTTCTTGTATAAGGGAGACGCCGCGGAACCTACCATTATCAAGATCGAGCCTGCGGTTGCCGAATTACCAATCAAGACTGAGAATGGAGAGGACGACAAACCCATCAAAGCTGAGAATGGTGAGAATGGAATGACTGTCAAATCTGAAACTGCAGAAGATAATGGTCCCATCACCGCTGAACCCATCAAATCTGAGACACCCAACGATTCTAAACCTTCGGAAACACCTGCGGTAAGCGGTGCGACTGATGTTTATACGACTACACATTACATCGGTCTGGAGCTGGCCGCTG GCGCCAAATCACTTGATCTATCTTATCAGGTTGAAGAATTCAAAGAACTCTGCACCTCTTGGCAAAAGTACAAGGATGATTTGAAGGATGTTGTGTCTATCGGTATTCAACACGTTCGAAA TTTCAACCTACCAGACGACGTATTCGAGGACGGCGAGAAAAAGCCCCAGAAAAAGTCTGCAGCTAAGGGCGCGGCAAACAACAAGAAACGCGGACCCTCAGAG GAAACGCCGCCCCCTGCAAAGAGACAGCAATCTTCAATTGCGGCCGCGGGCTGA
- a CDS encoding hypothetical protein (BUSCO:13762at5125) translates to MPPSAKRASRARREPRKAATATTVTSPVDVEIEESSPSRPAKRRKKILEDEEPPAPNDDQLVSQITQHLRSQDVQASKDHANVIHEAKGDGVKAYAKVAAQDWTFYITKLNVNIGRAPETSHNSQPVGSEEDDSHIHIDLGPSKMVSREHATISFDSKDEKWFLRVKGRNGAKVDSQPVKAGQSHPLTSGEVIEIGNVEMMFVLPSEITPLTVHPVYLQRAGVSVHTPQSRASRRQPLIAPAPPEYKRPGTPPSTQSAIKSPATSTPAVMVGANGVDLSQDENQHIKPQYSYAQMITQAILNAPDGKLNLNGIYNYIMNTYAYYRHQQAAGWQNSIRHNLSLNKSFDKVARSTDEPGKGMKWQIVPEAREEMVRNAYRVGRGGHRGSSAPSSPNQLAYITHGPRDMASREPPVGS, encoded by the exons ATGCCACCATCGGCAAAGAGAGCCTCTAGGGCTCGTCGCGAACCGCGTAAAGCCGCGACTGCGACCACAGTTACTTCGCCAGTCGATGTCGAAATCGAAGAGTCCTCGCCCAGTCGTCCAGCAAAACGTCGCAAGAAG ATCCTAGAAGACGAAGAACCCCCCGCGCCCAACGATGATCAACTGGTATCGCAAATCACGCAGCACCTTCGTAGCCAAGATGTGCAAGCCAGCAAAGATCATGCAAATGTCATTCACGAGGCCAAAGGCGACGGCGTCAAGGCCTATGCCAAAGTTGCTGCACAAGATTGGACATTCTACATCACCAAACTCAACGTCAATATAGGCCGAGCTCCCGAAACTTCGCACAACTCGCAGCCTGTTGGTTCAGAAGAGGACGATTCACATATTCACATCGATCTGGGCCCCAGCAAGATGGTATCGCGCGAGCATGCCACCATCTCTTTCGATTCCAAGGACGAGAAGTGGTTTCTTCGTGTCAAAGGTCGTAATGGTGCCAAGGTGGATAGCCAGCCCGTCAAGGCCGGCCAGTCGCACCCTCTCACAAGCGGCGAGGTTATTGAGATTGGAAATGTCGAGATGATGTTCGTCCTACCTTCTGAAATTACTCCTTTAACTGTTCACCCGGTCTATCTACAACGCGCTGGCGTTAGCGTCCATACCCCACAGTCCCGGGCATCGCGCCGGCAGCCTCTCATTGCGCCGGCACCTCCTGAATATAAGCGACCTGGAACACCCCCATCAACTCAGAGTGCCATCAAGTCACCAGCTACAAGTACACCGGCTGTCATGGTTGGCGCCAATGGTGTTGACCTGAGCCAGGATGAGAACCAGCACATTAAACCACAATACAGCTATGCTCAAATGATAACGCAGGCTATTTTGAACGCGCCCGATGGAAAGCTCAACTTGAACGGCATCTACAACTACATCATGAACACGTATGCGTACTATCGTCATCAACAAGCTGCTGGGTGGCAG AACTCGATTAGGCACAATCTCTCACTCAACAAGTCATTTGACAAAGTTGCTAGGTCGACAGATGAACCCGGAAAGGGTATGAAGTGGCAGATTGTACCTGAAGCCAGGGAGGAGATGGTACGGAATGCCTATCGTGTTGGTCGCGGCGGTCACCGTGGATCATCCGCCCCCTCATCTCCAAATCAACTTGCCTACATCACGCATGGCCCAAGGGACATGGCGTCGAGAGAACCCCCCGTCGGCTCGTAA
- a CDS encoding hypothetical protein (BUSCO:37548at5125): MRPVLPTNHPLNTRAPDRPDSLVRGSTTVPTTCFITTEADLDNRRDRSRPRFRQQSDRRKCSRNSRCPSTPRQRRSPHRNVNKPTSPASESDESEELAVGQDSFHLLSQPGTPSLIGLSHAGSVMSMSSQSFSLAGPSIDAQSDLGQHASLSVSDLAYNDEADQNTIPQFIMPSLTVPRRRPFSEVGKSLGKLKIMVAGQSGIGKTSLIKTLAERCEHIVHMDPIENHNAVHATETYASSRPQPWWRSDSELTVTTRKRLSATGDVLDRNVCFVESPGHQHGTSGPWRDLHYVESHLTSLMNKPMADLDLFNLVNSGGEPVVDTLLYLIPHSGLGQEDAEYIKRAQRMTNVIPILARADELDPEKITHIKQQVVKYLVNKEVDFFSFEGPRASEESECVYAVSTESRPDHDTMDASVLMNSDYIAPLVPTDLNRLVDHIFSLDGSARLRHSTAVKCIKWRRDHGDNLLQNALSSGTVVSRSIPERALRLRSFRRTPSWDRLELYNWANNLRQSLQSERLYHLMEERAISNAAARESSLVHVPKTHKKARSKKRREPTPTHQDPLGLLDIGGTLKQKGMLALEMVSSVGLVGLVASKIVHTGLSDGMCSVMESRRSGFEVGRLSMVLSF; encoded by the exons ATGAGACCTGTTTTGCCTACGAACCATCCCCTCAATACCCGGGCTCCAGACCGGCCAGATAGTTTGGTACGCGGTTCTACAACAGTCCCTACTACGTGTTTCATTACCACCGAGGCAGACCTTGACAATCGTCGAGATCGCTCCCGCCCACGGTTTCGCCAGCAAAGCGATAGGCGCAAGTGTAGTCGTAACTCGCGCTGCCCATCAACCCCGCGCCAGCGACGTTCGCCCCATCGTAACGTCAACAAGCCTACGTCTCCTGCTTCGGAGTCGGACGAGTCGGAGGAACTGGCTGTTGGACAAGACTCCTTCCACTTGCTATCTCAACCAGGCACTCCATCTTTGATTGGGCTCTCGCATGCCGGGTCTGTCATGAGCATGTCTTCGCAAAGTTTCTCCCTCGCTGGGCCCTCTATAGATGCTCAGAGTGATTTGGGTCAGCATGCATCTCTATCTGTGTCAGACTTGGCGTACAATGACGAAGCCGACCAAAACACGATACCTCAGTTCATCATGCCCAGCTTGACGGTTCCTCGACGCCGGCCCTTTTCCGAGGTGGGTAAATCCCTGGGCAAGCTGAAAATCATGGTAGCTGGACAAAGTG GTATTGGCAAAACCTCACTTATCAAAACTTTGGCAGAACGTTGCGAGCATATCGTACACATGGACCCAATAGAGAACCACAACGCAGTCCATGCTACCGAGACATACGCCAGTTCTCGTCCGCAGCCATGGTGGCGATCTGACTCAGAACTCACTGTAACAACACGGAAACGACTCTCAGCTACTGGTGATGTCCTGGATAGAAACGTGTGTTTCGTCGAAAGCCCGGGTCACCAACATGGCACCTCT GGACCTTGGCGTGATCTTCATTACGTTGAATCGCATTTAACATCTCTCATGAACAAACCCATGGCTGACTTGGACCTCTTTAATTTGGTAAACTCTGGCGGGGAACCAGTTGTGGACACTTTGCTCTACCTTATCCCCCACAGTG GACTCGGACAAGAAGATGCAGAGTATATCAAACGTGCTCAGCGCATGACGAATGTTATCCCTATTCTTGCCCGGGCTGATGAGCTCGACCCGGAAAAGATAACGCATATCAAGCAACAAGTGGTGAAGTATCTGGTCAACAAGGAAGTCGacttcttttccttcgaAGGCCCTAGAGCTTCAGAAGAGTCGGAGTGCGTGTACGCCGTCTCTACAGAATCCCGACCAGACCACGACACTATGGATGCCAGTGTCCTCATGAACTCCGATTACATCGCGCCGCTTGTTCCTACCGATTTGAACCGATTAGTTGATCACATTTTCTCCTTGGATGGCAGCGCTCGACTACGTCATTCCACAGCCGTTAAATGTATCAAGTGGCGTCGCGACCATGGCGACAACTTGCTGCAAAACGCCCTATCAAGCGGGACCGTGGTGTCGCGATCTATCCCCGAAAGAGCGTTGAGATTGAGGTCATTCAGACGAACTCCAAGTTGGGACCGATTGGAACTCTACAACTGGGCAAACAACCTACGCCAGAGTCTCCAGTCAGAGAGACTCTACCACCTGATGGAAGAGAGGGCTATCTCAAATGCTGCTGCACGAGAGTCAAGCCTTGTTCATGTCCCTAAAACTCACAAAAAGGCTCGTTCCAAAAAACGAAGGGAACCAACGCCTACCCACCAGGATCCCTTGGGTCTGCTGGATATAGGAGGAACTCTTAAACAGAAAGGCATGCTTGCATTAGAAATGGTCAGCAGTGTTGGTTTGGTTGGCTTGGTGGCCTCTAAAATTGTGCACACCGGTTTGTCCGACGGGATGTGCTCTGTCATGGAATCGAGGAGAAGCGGCTTTGAAGTTGGTCGGTTGAGCATGGTTCTGTCTTTCTAG
- a CDS encoding hypothetical protein (BUSCO:33052at5125), with product MRWGLGAHDICFKNKFTSTFFSLGQVLPTHRLWYSPYGGLYQPTMTQAIKLLSGPSPASWSTASDSPLSTTPSSTQPLLFSTNGVDQIPAPSAYRDYRNAWVHVFPEACCHQSPDSGLRYFKWGVSRLILESDPAPEFIPMFVHGTQQIMAEDRGWPRWAPRVGKTVRIVIGEPTDVDQVFGHQRAAWRKLVAKGDPELLRNSPEAAELRISVAKRVRDEVEKLREGLGFPAEQGEAPALAETWAREPLQTKFRSPVDGSLVNRHGPKK from the exons ATGAGGTGGGGCCTCGGTGCTCACGATATTTGTTTCAAGAATAA GTTCACATCCACATTCTTCAGTCTGGGACAAGTCCTTCCCACACACAGACTGTGGTATTCCCCATATGGCGGCTTGTATCAGCCAACTATGACACAGGCTATCAAGTTGCTTTCTGGTCCATCACCAGCATCATGGTCAACCGCTTCAGATTCTCCGCTGTCTACGACTCCTTCTTCAACACAACCACTCCTCTTCTCAACAAACGGCGTCGATCAGATCCCGGCGCCATCTGCATACCGAGATTACCGTAACGCTTGGGTCCACGTATTCCCTGAAGCTTGTTGTCACCAGAGCCCGGACAGTGGGTTACGCTACTTCAAATGGGGTGTGTCTCGACTGATTCTCGAGTCTGACCCTGCCCCCGAGTTCATCCCCATGTTCGTTCATGGTACTCAACAGATAATGGCCGAGGACAGAGGATGGCCAAGATGGGCGCCACGGGTTGGAAAGACAGTGAGGATAGTTATAGGCGAACCAACCGATGTTGATCAAGTCTTTGGCCACCAGCGGGCTGCATGGCGCAAACTTGTCGCAAAAGGAGATCCAGAATTGCTCCGAAACAGCCCGGAAGCTGCTGAATTAAGAATTTCGGTGGCAAAGAGAGTGAGAGACGAAGTCGAAAAGCTGAGAGAAGGTTTAGGGTTCCCAGCGGAACAGGGTGAAGCACCGGCCCTGGCAGAGACATGGGCCAGGGAACCTCTTCAGACTAAGTTCAGGAGTCCTGTCGACGGGAGTCTTGTAAATAGACATGGTCCTAAAAAATAA